TCGCCTCCAGCACGTGCGACGGCTGCACCTTGCCCGACGAACAGGCGGAACCTGAGGAGACAGCGACGCCGGCGAGATCGAAGCCGATGACGGCGGTTTCCGCCTTGAGGCCGGGAACCGTGAACAGCGTGGTGTTGGGCAGCCTTGGGGCGTCGCCGGAGAACACGACCAGCCCGGGGGTCTGCCGCAGGCCTTCTTCAAGCCGGTCCCGCAGGCCCTTAAGGCGGCGCGCATCGCCCTCCAGCGCGGCCATGGCGGCCTCAGCCGCGGCCCCGAAGCCTGCGATTCCCGCCACATTCTCGGTTCCCGCCCGGCGGCCGTGTTCCTGGCCGCCGCCGCGCAGCACCGGTTCGAGGCCGAGCAAGCCCTCGGCCATGACCACCGCGCCGACGCCCTTGGGGCCGCCAATCTTGTGCGCCGAAAGCGTCAGCAGATCGGCATTCAACACATTGATATCGAACGGTATCTTGCCAAGGGCCTGGATCGCATCGACATGCAGCAGCCCGCCCGCTCCATGCACGATCCCGGCGGCCTCCATGACCGGCTGCACCGCCCCGGTTTCGTTGTTGGCCAGCATCACCGAGACCAGCGCCGGCGGCCCGTCAGCGAGCATTGCCCGCAGGCGGTTGAGGTCGAGCAGGCCCGACCGGGTGACGCCGACGACGCTAATGGCATCGGCCGGGAATCGCCCGCCCGCGAGCACCGAGGCGTGCTCGACCGCCGTAACCAGGAGCCGCGGCACGGGAACCCCGCTCTCCCGCCGCAGGCCCGGCATCAGCGCCAGCGCATTGGCTTCGGTTCCCCCCGAGGTGAAGACGACGACGTCCCGTGCCGACGCGCCGACCGCGGCTGTGATCGCGGCCCTCGCCTCCTCGACCAGCCGGCGGGCCTGGCGGCCCTCGGCATGGACCGAGGACGGATTGCCTGCGAGTTCCCATGCGGCGACCATCGCTTCCCGGGCTTCGCGGCGAAGCGGCGTGGTGGCGTTCCAATCGAGATAGACCCGGTCAGGCATGGAGTAATATATTACCTGGAAAGAGAAATGCGGTGGCGGCAGCACCCTACACCGTCCGACCAACCCTATCGCAATTGGGGATCGCGCCGCCGCCCGGCAATCGCCAACGCTAACGCCGTGAAGGCCCCCGCGAGATGCTCAAGAAGCTTGCTTTTTGCCCCTCGCCTCATGCTAGAACGCGGCGACCACTTCACCAGGCGCCGTTCGCGCATCGCCCAACGACGTCTGATCAGCCCTTATCTCTCTGCAAGACTTCATCTGCCAAAGCGCCGGATGAAGCCAGCACAAAGTCGGTTGATTTTGCCAAGGATCACCAATGCCTGAAGTCATTTTCACCGGCCCCGCAGGCCGTCTCGAAGGCCGTTATCATCCGGCCAAGCAGAAGAACGCGCCGATCGCGATGGTGCTGCACCCGCATCCGCAATTTCGCGGCAGCATGAACCACCCGATCGTCTATCAAGTCTACTACGCCTTTGTGGCGCGCGGCTTTTCGGTGTTGCGGTTCAACTTCCGCGGCGTCGGTCGCAGCCAGGGCACGTTCGACCATGGCACCGGCGAACTGTCGGATGCGGCATCCGCGCTCGATTGGGCGCAGACCATCAATCCGGAAGCGCGCGCCTGCTGGGTCGCGGGCTTCTCGTTCGGCGCCTGGATCGGCATGCAACTCCTGATGCGCCGGCCGGAGGTCGAAGGCTT
The genomic region above belongs to Bradyrhizobium sediminis and contains:
- a CDS encoding cysteine desulfurase family protein, with the protein product MPDRVYLDWNATTPLRREAREAMVAAWELAGNPSSVHAEGRQARRLVEEARAAITAAVGASARDVVVFTSGGTEANALALMPGLRRESGVPVPRLLVTAVEHASVLAGGRFPADAISVVGVTRSGLLDLNRLRAMLADGPPALVSVMLANNETGAVQPVMEAAGIVHGAGGLLHVDAIQALGKIPFDINVLNADLLTLSAHKIGGPKGVGAVVMAEGLLGLEPVLRGGGQEHGRRAGTENVAGIAGFGAAAEAAMAALEGDARRLKGLRDRLEEGLRQTPGLVVFSGDAPRLPNTTLFTVPGLKAETAVIGFDLAGVAVSSGSACSSGKVQPSHVLEAMGFGPELAQGAVRLSLGWSTTPADVDRTLEAWRRLANTLLKRSDETLLERF
- a CDS encoding alpha/beta hydrolase translates to MPEVIFTGPAGRLEGRYHPAKQKNAPIAMVLHPHPQFRGSMNHPIVYQVYYAFVARGFSVLRFNFRGVGRSQGTFDHGTGELSDAASALDWAQTINPEARACWVAGFSFGAWIGMQLLMRRPEVEGFISIAPEPNRYDFSFLAPCPSSGLIVHGDKDIVAPAKDVTTLVEKLKTQKGIVIDQQTIPGANHFFEDKLEPLMETVTGYLDMRLANVR